A genomic stretch from Apium graveolens cultivar Ventura unplaced genomic scaffold, ASM990537v1 ctg4868, whole genome shotgun sequence includes:
- the LOC141702308 gene encoding MADS-box transcription factor 23-like, translated as MGRAKLEIAKIENANSRQSTFKKRRAGLMKKAHELSVLCDAEIAIIVFLSTGKLFEFASSSMEHTLARFNKSVESKNSAIEHKGKDVLEVECLKQDIADLQLKNMQLLGKDLTGLGLKELQELEQQLNEGLLSVKDKKEQLLMEELDLSRKKEQEFIMENATLRRKVNQLSFRRIRFMFCPIYMSGFKVFSP; from the exons ATGGGTCGGGCAAAGCTTGAAATAGCGAAGATTGAAAATGCCAACAGCAGGCAGTCCACTTTCAAGAAGAGAAGGGCTGGTTTAATGAAGAAAGCTCATGAGCTTTCTGTTTTATGTGATGCTGAGATCGCAATTATTGTGTTCTTAAGCACTGGGAAGCTTTTTGAGTTTGCTAGTTCAAG TATGGAGCATACACTTGCACGATTCAACAAATCTGTAGAATCGAAAAATTCTGCAATCGAGCATAAG GGTAAGGATGTTTTAGAAGTGGAATGTCTGAAACAGGACATTGCAGATCTCCAACTAAAAAATAT GCAGTTATTGGGGAAGGACCTTACTGGCTTGGGCTTGAAAGAATTGCAAGAGTTGGAGCAGCAATTGAATGAAGGGTTATTATCTGTCAAGGACAAGAAG GAGCAACTACTGATGGAGGAACTGGACCTATCTAGGAAAAAG GAACAGGAGTTCATAATGGAAAATGCTACCTTGCGCAGAAAGGTAAATCAATTATCCTTTAGAAGAATTCGTTTTATGTTCTGTCCCATATAC ATGAGTGGCTTCAAAGTTTTTTCCCCTTAA